A stretch of Streptomyces vietnamensis DNA encodes these proteins:
- a CDS encoding tetratricopeptide repeat protein, which produces MAELRTLRTGPASAPVLVSGPPGVGKTTLALWVGHAAADRFPDGHLFADLRDTRADADPAAALRTLLSGLGIPGQRIPADIGARSGLLRALLTERHVLLVLDDAASEAQVRPLLPGSSGSRALVTSRSRLSGLAGVHRLTLAPLPEQDARTLLAAIAGPGRIAREPDAAADIVATCGRLRLAVRIAASRPAISPTWSLAHLSAQLRDERTRLSLLKGGDNDVRQAFICTYRHLTPLQARLFRLLPLVPARHTGTKSAAAATGGMPPRCSTTWPRPGCSPPPLRPAAGRPTICCGCTPPSSPPRRTGPSLGPRLPVPSATWSGPPDSTRSGLARLEQGRCARAVEHHQEALATARAALGVFHAREDAWGPAGAHQVIGCALEGLGRQAEAAAAYRHAIELFTAVADAAAERTAPALRAMEEGAGSYPAAPFL; this is translated from the coding sequence GTGGCCGAACTCCGCACCCTGCGGACAGGCCCGGCATCTGCGCCCGTCCTGGTATCCGGGCCGCCCGGCGTCGGCAAGACCACCCTGGCTCTGTGGGTGGGGCACGCGGCGGCCGACCGGTTCCCCGACGGTCATCTCTTCGCCGATCTGCGTGACACCCGGGCCGACGCCGACCCCGCCGCCGCGCTCCGCACTCTGCTGTCCGGACTCGGCATCCCGGGCCAGCGGATCCCGGCCGACATCGGGGCGCGCTCCGGACTCCTGCGCGCCCTCCTCACCGAGCGGCACGTGCTCCTCGTCCTCGACGACGCCGCAAGCGAGGCCCAGGTCAGACCGCTCCTGCCGGGCAGCAGCGGCTCCCGGGCGCTGGTCACCAGCCGCTCGCGTCTCTCGGGGCTCGCCGGGGTCCACCGCCTCACCCTTGCCCCTCTGCCCGAGCAGGACGCACGAACCCTGCTCGCCGCCATCGCCGGTCCCGGCCGGATCGCACGCGAACCCGACGCGGCCGCTGACATCGTCGCCACCTGCGGCAGGCTGCGGCTGGCCGTACGCATCGCGGCGAGCCGGCCGGCCATCTCCCCGACCTGGAGCCTGGCGCACCTGTCGGCGCAGCTGCGGGACGAGCGCACCCGGCTGTCCCTGCTCAAGGGCGGGGACAACGACGTCCGGCAGGCCTTCATCTGCACCTACCGGCATCTGACGCCCCTGCAGGCGCGGCTCTTCCGCCTCCTCCCACTCGTACCGGCCCGGCACACCGGTACGAAGTCCGCCGCGGCCGCGACGGGCGGCATGCCGCCACGGTGCTCGACGACCTGGCCGAGGCCGGGCTGCTCACCCCCGCCTCTGCGCCCGGCCGCCGGCAGACCCACGATCTGCTGCGGCTGTACGCCACCGAGCAGTCCGCCGCGCAGGACCGGCCCGTCACTCGGGCCGCGGCTTCCCGTGCCGAGCGCGACGTGGAGCGGGCCGCCGGACTCAACGCGCTCGGGCCTGGCCCGCCTGGAACAAGGGCGGTGCGCGCGGGCTGTCGAGCACCATCAGGAGGCACTGGCCACCGCGCGGGCGGCGCTCGGCGTGTTCCACGCACGCGAGGACGCCTGGGGACCGGCCGGCGCCCACCAGGTCATCGGCTGCGCCTTGGAGGGGCTCGGCCGGCAGGCCGAGGCAGCCGCAGCGTACCGGCACGCCATCGAACTGTTCACCGCCGTCGCCGACGCCGCCGCCGAGCGGACCGCGCCGGCTCTGCGGGCGATGGAGGAAGGGGCCGGCTCATACCCCGCCGCCCCGTTCCTCTGA
- a CDS encoding peptidoglycan-binding protein has translation MDRTRAGAEEPALIDPAAALTAVLRAWWEGCPGVRPTQKALARRAGVDQATMSRYLNPGRPTAAPPPVVEALHEALEAPDGELGEALLLARAAQEARRVPRARVPQAPGEAMSSGAPGAVVIGSPAAVAVPVAVPVWVPRILWFLFACGAFAAGLWLRPLIAPPGTGPGTGGADMVASRDEWPVVRLGDVLWEARTVQYLLRAKGHEVEVTGTVDHTTVTAITEFQKSLGLVRDGRVGPQTWPRLVVPLDGGDYGPAVEALQSLLTGAGHPTVVSGTFTAETEDVLRIYQAERGLPVTGRATDRDWLSLVSHQGPRLHG, from the coding sequence ATGGACCGCACACGGGCCGGCGCGGAGGAACCCGCCCTGATCGATCCGGCCGCGGCGCTCACCGCCGTACTCCGGGCGTGGTGGGAGGGGTGCCCCGGGGTGCGTCCCACACAGAAGGCCCTGGCCCGCCGGGCCGGGGTCGATCAGGCGACCATGTCCCGCTATCTGAACCCGGGACGGCCGACGGCCGCCCCGCCGCCGGTCGTCGAGGCCCTGCACGAGGCCCTCGAAGCACCGGACGGCGAGCTGGGGGAGGCGCTGCTGCTCGCCCGCGCGGCCCAGGAGGCGCGACGCGTGCCACGCGCGCGCGTGCCGCAGGCGCCGGGCGAGGCGATGAGCTCCGGTGCCCCGGGCGCGGTTGTGATCGGGAGTCCGGCCGCCGTCGCCGTACCAGTAGCCGTCCCGGTGTGGGTACCCCGGATCCTGTGGTTCCTGTTCGCCTGCGGGGCTTTCGCGGCGGGCCTCTGGCTGAGGCCGTTGATCGCTCCGCCCGGTACCGGCCCGGGCACCGGCGGCGCCGACATGGTGGCCTCGCGCGACGAGTGGCCGGTCGTGCGCCTCGGCGACGTGCTGTGGGAGGCGCGTACGGTGCAGTACCTGCTCCGGGCGAAGGGCCACGAGGTAGAGGTGACCGGCACCGTCGACCACACCACCGTCACCGCGATCACCGAGTTCCAGAAGTCCCTCGGCCTCGTCCGGGACGGCCGCGTCGGCCCCCAGACCTGGCCGAGGCTCGTCGTCCCGCTCGACGGAGGCGACTACGGTCCGGCGGTCGAGGCACTCCAGTCGCTCCTCACCGGTGCCGGCCATCCGACCGTGGTGAGCGGCACCTTCACCGCCGAGACGGAGGACGTGCTGCGCATCTACCAGGCCGAACGGGGCCTCCCCGTCACCGGCAGGGCGACCGACCGCGACTGGCTGTCCCTGGTGAGCCACCAGGGCCCGCGCCTGCACGGCTGA
- a CDS encoding isochorismatase family cysteine hydrolase — MHSDSKIHNWRIEPREYARQEERRGRRHAYESLDPARTALVVIDMVPFFTEANPYVRGIVPNIGRIADALRTAGGLITWVLPANKAPLGSLSGEFYGPAVSEMFAATGGEGALRSRLWHALDVRPEDPVMEKNAHSAFFPGRSPLPGLLAERDIDTLLITGTATNVCCESSARDAATTGLRVLMVADANAARSDQEHNATLHTIYRSFGDVRATDEVVDLIGQRSN; from the coding sequence ATGCATTCCGATTCCAAGATCCACAACTGGCGGATCGAACCTCGAGAGTACGCCCGGCAGGAGGAACGGCGCGGCAGACGGCACGCTTACGAGAGCCTCGATCCGGCCCGCACCGCGCTGGTCGTGATCGACATGGTGCCCTTCTTCACCGAGGCCAATCCGTACGTCCGCGGCATCGTGCCCAACATCGGCCGCATCGCCGACGCGCTGCGCACGGCCGGGGGCTTGATCACCTGGGTACTGCCGGCGAACAAGGCACCGTTGGGGAGCCTGAGCGGTGAGTTCTACGGGCCGGCGGTCAGTGAGATGTTCGCGGCAACGGGCGGGGAAGGCGCGCTGCGCTCACGCCTGTGGCACGCCCTTGATGTCCGGCCGGAGGATCCGGTGATGGAGAAGAACGCGCACAGTGCCTTCTTTCCCGGTCGCTCGCCGCTGCCCGGGTTGCTGGCCGAGCGTGATATCGACACCCTCCTGATCACGGGAACGGCCACGAATGTCTGCTGCGAGTCCTCAGCCCGCGACGCGGCCACCACGGGCCTGCGCGTGCTCATGGTCGCCGACGCGAACGCGGCCCGAAGCGATCAGGAGCACAACGCCACACTGCACACGATCTACCGCTCGTTCGGCGACGTACGGGCCACTGACGAGGTAGTGGACCTGATCGGACAGCGCTCGAACTGA
- a CDS encoding transposase: MDQQDRRWKRLYVTRSGVEGTICELVDNHRARRCRYHGLRKTHVQHVLTAIATAADRAEYAAPTCDSPPTYPVRDGWSPSALGSAGSSVRTIHADGGRLPSRCQGWSVAQQVDRVGSSTSWKRCGSSFGGPYPRERGAPGSSPSCLVPDGNVPIQAGSSSTRASSSSKGRGRLSFNLRCQPRRPRPRKQE; encoded by the coding sequence ATGGACCAGCAGGACCGCCGGTGGAAACGGCTCTACGTCACCCGGTCCGGAGTCGAAGGCACCATCTGCGAACTCGTCGACAACCACCGGGCCCGCCGCTGCCGCTACCACGGCCTCCGCAAAACCCACGTCCAACACGTGCTGACCGCCATCGCCACCGCCGCCGATCGAGCCGAATACGCAGCTCCTACCTGCGATTCCCCGCCGACGTACCCAGTGCGGGACGGCTGGTCACCCTCTGCCCTCGGGTCCGCAGGTTCTTCTGTCCGGACGATTCATGCGGACGGCGGACGTTTGCCGAGCAGATGTCAGGGCTGGTCCGTGGCACAGCAGGTGGACCGGGTGGGAAGCAGCACGTCCTGGAAGCGCTGCGGCTCGTCGTTCGGGGGACCGTACCCGCGCGAGCGGGGAGCACCCGGCTCCTCCCCGTCCTGCTTGGTGCCTGATGGGAACGTCCCCATACAGGCGGGGAGCAGTTCGACGAGGGCGTCGTCATCGTCGAAGGGTCGGGGCCGCTTGTCTTTTAACCTCCGCTGTCAGCCGAGACGGCCTCGTCCCCGGAAACAGGAATGA
- a CDS encoding DoxX family protein: MSKRLMTGLYWFLAFEFALGAVTKYWPGDTIFSSAYSAKFVEWGYPSWMRFVVGALEGVAAVLLVIPNKRARFLGAATLLFVLTGAATTHIVNHDPAVESWAAPTHLLIMGILALANWPADWRDLLRAPTAPTARAPRPSDEMTRVQHLGGNP; the protein is encoded by the coding sequence ATGTCGAAGCGGCTCATGACCGGTCTGTACTGGTTTTTGGCCTTCGAGTTCGCGCTGGGCGCCGTGACCAAGTACTGGCCGGGCGACACAATATTCAGCTCCGCGTACTCCGCGAAGTTCGTCGAGTGGGGCTACCCCTCCTGGATGCGCTTCGTGGTCGGTGCCCTGGAAGGTGTCGCAGCCGTCCTGCTGGTGATCCCCAACAAGCGAGCCCGCTTCCTGGGCGCCGCGACGCTGCTGTTCGTACTCACCGGCGCGGCCACCACCCACATCGTCAACCACGACCCGGCGGTGGAGAGCTGGGCCGCGCCCACCCACCTCCTCATCATGGGCATCCTCGCGCTGGCCAATTGGCCCGCCGACTGGCGGGACCTCCTGCGGGCTCCTACCGCGCCGACAGCCCGAGCACCACGGCCGTCCGACGAAATGACAAGGGTGCAGCACCTTGGAGGGAATCCCTGA
- a CDS encoding YdeI/OmpD-associated family protein, which produces MKFQSHVEPPEPMRGLEVPPEVVAALGGGARPPVTITVNGHSWRSRVAILRGRHLLGLSNANRHAAGVEIGEEVEVELELDTEPRVVEEPADFAQALDADPAARAAYDNLTHSRKREHVRAIESAKKPDTRQRRIEKAIATLRG; this is translated from the coding sequence ATGAAGTTTCAGTCCCACGTCGAGCCGCCCGAGCCCATGCGGGGCCTGGAGGTCCCGCCCGAGGTGGTGGCGGCGCTCGGCGGGGGCGCGCGCCCGCCGGTGACCATCACGGTCAACGGGCACTCCTGGAGGAGCCGGGTCGCCATCCTGCGCGGCCGCCACCTGCTCGGCCTGAGCAACGCCAACCGGCACGCCGCCGGTGTCGAGATCGGCGAAGAGGTCGAGGTCGAGCTGGAACTCGACACCGAGCCGCGCGTCGTCGAGGAACCCGCGGACTTCGCCCAGGCCCTGGACGCCGACCCGGCCGCCCGCGCCGCGTACGACAACCTCACCCACAGCCGCAAGCGCGAGCACGTCCGCGCCATCGAGAGCGCGAAGAAGCCCGACACGCGCCAGCGACGCATCGAGAAGGCCATCGCCACCCTGCGGGGCTGA
- a CDS encoding glyoxalase: MFMATTTSSAAHTSLASVTLEVADLDSARRFYSAFGVDEHVRLRASEAHSTGFRGFTLALTVSGPATVDGFVGAAVDAGATVLKPAAKSLWGYSGVVQAPDGTIWKIATSEKKHTGPDTREIDEVVLLIGVEDVKATKEFYVGRGLTVAKSFGGKYAEFAAGQAGPVKLALYKRRALAKDLGVPVDGTGSHRIVLGSTAEAFTDLDGFAWEAAAPIAPTAS; encoded by the coding sequence ATGTTCATGGCAACCACCACTTCCTCCGCAGCCCACACGTCCCTCGCGTCCGTCACCCTCGAGGTGGCCGACCTCGACTCCGCCCGCCGCTTCTACAGTGCCTTCGGCGTGGACGAGCACGTACGCCTGCGGGCGTCCGAGGCGCACTCCACCGGGTTCCGCGGCTTCACCCTGGCGCTCACGGTGTCCGGCCCGGCCACCGTCGACGGCTTCGTCGGCGCCGCCGTGGACGCGGGCGCCACGGTGCTGAAGCCCGCCGCGAAGTCGCTGTGGGGCTACAGCGGCGTCGTCCAGGCCCCGGACGGGACGATCTGGAAGATCGCGACCTCGGAGAAGAAGCACACCGGCCCCGACACCCGCGAGATCGACGAGGTCGTCCTGCTGATCGGTGTCGAGGACGTGAAGGCCACCAAGGAGTTCTACGTCGGCCGGGGCCTGACCGTGGCCAAGAGCTTCGGTGGCAAGTACGCCGAGTTCGCCGCTGGCCAGGCCGGCCCCGTCAAGCTGGCGCTGTACAAGCGTCGTGCCCTGGCCAAGGACCTCGGCGTCCCCGTCGACGGCACCGGCTCGCACCGCATCGTCCTCGGCAGCACCGCGGAGGCCTTCACTGACCTGGACGGCTTCGCCTGGGAGGCCGCCGCACCGATCGCCCCCACGGCATCCTGA
- a CDS encoding MurR/RpiR family transcriptional regulator, which produces MASGQQARAQAAAITPGRRSSEAKEEAGAASPAERVRALFGGHRLSPAQRRIAQFLTDHLTEAAFLSITELAERVGVSQPSVTRFASSLGFSGYPALREALQPLALSAVAGAPDEGEERHRNELQSAIDAEIENLASLRRVLADPDRIVGIGRELARSVPLTVVGLRISVSLAEYFAYAARRIHPDVRVVTRGGSVAYDGLLQAREAGGTWVLAFAMPRHAKETLAVVRAARGVGMRVALITDLALGPLADEADEVFTAGTGSRLVFDSYAAPGVLSAGILQAMADADPERTQTRLEKYEHAAEQHDFFLND; this is translated from the coding sequence GTGGCATCCGGGCAGCAGGCGCGTGCACAGGCGGCAGCGATCACGCCGGGCAGGCGCTCGTCCGAGGCGAAGGAGGAGGCCGGGGCGGCCTCTCCCGCCGAGCGGGTGCGGGCGCTGTTCGGCGGGCACCGGCTGTCTCCCGCGCAGCGGCGTATCGCCCAGTTCCTGACCGATCACCTCACCGAGGCCGCGTTCCTGTCCATCACCGAACTCGCGGAGCGCGTGGGGGTCAGTCAGCCGTCCGTGACCCGGTTCGCCTCCTCGCTGGGATTCAGCGGCTACCCCGCGCTCCGGGAGGCGCTCCAGCCCCTCGCGCTCAGCGCGGTCGCCGGTGCACCGGACGAGGGGGAGGAGCGGCATCGTAACGAGCTCCAGTCGGCGATCGACGCCGAGATCGAGAACCTGGCCTCCCTGCGGCGTGTCCTCGCCGACCCCGACCGGATCGTCGGCATCGGCCGTGAGCTGGCCCGGTCCGTCCCCCTGACGGTCGTCGGCCTGCGGATCTCGGTCTCCCTCGCCGAGTACTTCGCGTACGCCGCGCGGCGCATCCACCCCGATGTCCGGGTGGTGACGCGGGGTGGCAGCGTCGCCTACGACGGGCTGCTCCAGGCGCGCGAGGCGGGCGGCACGTGGGTGCTGGCCTTCGCGATGCCTCGGCACGCCAAGGAGACCCTCGCCGTCGTGCGTGCCGCCCGTGGTGTCGGGATGCGCGTCGCGCTGATCACGGACCTGGCGCTCGGGCCGCTGGCCGACGAGGCCGACGAGGTGTTCACCGCGGGCACGGGCTCGCGGCTCGTCTTCGACTCGTACGCGGCGCCGGGGGTGCTGTCCGCGGGCATCCTCCAGGCCATGGCGGACGCGGACCCGGAGCGTACGCAGACCCGGCTCGAGAAGTACGAGCACGCGGCGGAACAGCACGATTTCTTCCTGAACGACTGA
- a CDS encoding purine-cytosine permease family protein translates to MERQPGRTTSVEQRSIDHVPAEERHGKPWHLFTLWFASNVQITGLVNGALAVMVGLDLPWAIFAILIGNLLGGVFMACHSVQGPRLGIPQMIQSRAQFGFYGAILPVAIVLAMYFGFALEGAVINGHAVAGWLHIPYVAAVVLSNLVTLAVAAAGYKLIHAVSRYLSVVSGLVFVALFVELGTHLPAHYHGTSVNAGTVLLAVSIFASWQITWAPYVSDYSRYLPEDTSPRKTFWWTYLGAAVGGSWVMIIGAMAAVIGADALGQDAIGFLAHQFPAISWLLAAALIIGGVPGSAQSPYGAFLTALSAVSPRGRTNAGPRARMVFTVVFTAVTTVLAILVGSDTMTLFENIILTLLYLLVPWTAINLTDYYLVRRGDYDIESFFLKDGPYGRCDWGAVVIFLLAIAIEFPFINSTVYEGPLASNMGGADLSWLVGLVFGTAAYYLYAVRIRRAAPLTTAAQTGSAAPEAVGPAA, encoded by the coding sequence ATGGAAAGACAGCCCGGCCGAACCACCTCGGTCGAACAGCGCTCGATCGACCACGTCCCCGCCGAGGAACGCCACGGCAAGCCATGGCACCTCTTCACACTCTGGTTCGCCTCCAATGTGCAGATCACCGGGCTGGTCAACGGAGCCCTCGCCGTCATGGTCGGCCTCGACCTGCCCTGGGCAATCTTCGCGATCCTGATCGGCAACCTGCTCGGCGGCGTCTTCATGGCCTGCCACTCGGTCCAGGGACCGAGGCTGGGCATCCCCCAGATGATCCAGAGCCGCGCCCAGTTCGGCTTCTACGGCGCGATCCTGCCGGTGGCCATCGTGCTGGCCATGTACTTCGGCTTCGCGCTCGAAGGCGCGGTCATCAACGGCCACGCCGTCGCCGGCTGGCTGCACATCCCGTACGTGGCCGCCGTCGTGCTGTCCAATCTGGTCACACTCGCCGTCGCCGCCGCGGGCTACAAGCTGATCCACGCCGTCAGCAGGTACCTGTCCGTCGTCTCGGGTCTCGTCTTCGTCGCCCTCTTCGTCGAGCTGGGCACCCACCTGCCCGCGCACTACCACGGCACTTCGGTCAACGCAGGGACGGTCCTGCTGGCCGTCTCCATCTTCGCCTCCTGGCAGATCACCTGGGCGCCCTACGTCTCGGACTACTCCCGCTACCTGCCCGAGGACACCTCACCCCGGAAGACCTTCTGGTGGACCTACCTCGGCGCGGCCGTCGGCGGCTCCTGGGTCATGATCATCGGCGCCATGGCCGCCGTCATCGGGGCCGACGCGCTCGGGCAGGACGCCATCGGATTCCTGGCCCACCAGTTCCCGGCCATCTCCTGGCTGCTGGCCGCCGCCCTGATCATCGGCGGTGTGCCCGGCTCCGCCCAGAGCCCCTACGGCGCCTTCCTCACCGCCCTGAGCGCGGTGTCCCCCCGCGGGCGGACCAACGCCGGCCCGCGCGCCCGGATGGTCTTCACGGTCGTGTTCACCGCCGTCACCACCGTGCTCGCGATCCTGGTCGGCTCGGACACCATGACCCTGTTCGAGAACATCATCCTGACCCTGCTCTACCTGCTGGTCCCGTGGACCGCGATCAACTTGACCGACTACTACCTGGTGCGCCGCGGCGACTACGACATCGAGTCCTTCTTCCTCAAGGACGGCCCCTACGGCCGGTGCGACTGGGGAGCCGTGGTGATCTTCCTCCTGGCGATCGCGATCGAGTTCCCGTTCATCAACAGCACCGTCTACGAGGGCCCGCTCGCAAGCAACATGGGCGGCGCCGACCTCTCCTGGCTCGTCGGCCTCGTCTTCGGCACAGCCGCCTACTACCTCTACGCGGTACGGATCCGCCGGGCAGCGCCCCTCACCACGGCCGCTCAGACGGGATCGGCGGCGCCCGAAGCCGTCGGCCCCGCCGCCTGA
- a CDS encoding M20 metallopeptidase family protein — MNLLDDLLDDTGDMAGDLIRLRRSLHREPEVGLALPRTQEKVLAALDSLPVAVTQGRSLSSVTAVLKGARPGPTVLLRADMDALPIAEQTGLPFESRFTDRMHACGHDLHTAMLVGAAQLLAQRADRMAGQVVLMFQPGEEGGHDGAALMLQEGVLEAAGDRPVAAYALHVSARHYPRGRFATRPGPLMAACARLDVTVHGSGGHGSAPHHARNPIPAACAMVGELHAYLSRGVDPLQPVALSVGTIHAGTAANVVPATAHFQATVRTFDPAVSDQLARALPRLCEAVAAAHGVRAEARYLVEYPATIPTPEESLFAADVTRELFGERRYQDMAQPLTASEDFSRVLDQVPGTIVQLGAAPAGQSLEHGPGNHSPHVVFDDHLVADGAALYAGLALARLLREPGPADRPLG; from the coding sequence ATGAACCTTCTTGACGACCTTCTCGACGACACCGGAGACATGGCCGGCGATCTGATCCGGCTGCGCCGGAGTCTGCACCGGGAACCCGAGGTCGGGCTCGCCCTGCCGCGGACTCAGGAGAAGGTCCTGGCCGCCCTGGACTCCCTGCCCGTGGCCGTCACCCAGGGCCGGTCACTGTCCTCGGTGACCGCGGTGCTGAAGGGCGCCAGGCCCGGACCGACCGTCCTGCTGCGCGCCGACATGGACGCGCTGCCGATCGCCGAGCAGACCGGCCTGCCCTTCGAATCGCGCTTCACCGACCGCATGCACGCCTGCGGGCACGACCTCCACACCGCGATGCTGGTCGGCGCGGCGCAGCTGCTCGCCCAACGGGCCGACCGGATGGCCGGCCAGGTGGTGCTGATGTTCCAACCGGGCGAAGAAGGAGGCCACGACGGTGCCGCTCTGATGCTCCAGGAAGGCGTGCTCGAGGCCGCCGGGGACCGGCCGGTGGCCGCCTACGCCCTCCACGTCAGCGCGCGGCACTACCCGCGCGGCCGCTTCGCGACCAGGCCCGGGCCGCTGATGGCCGCCTGCGCGCGGCTGGACGTCACCGTCCACGGCAGCGGTGGCCACGGGTCGGCCCCCCACCATGCCCGCAACCCCATCCCTGCGGCCTGCGCCATGGTCGGCGAGCTCCACGCCTACCTCTCCCGCGGCGTCGACCCGCTGCAGCCGGTCGCCCTGAGCGTGGGCACCATCCACGCCGGAACCGCGGCCAACGTCGTCCCGGCGACCGCGCACTTCCAGGCGACCGTCCGCACCTTCGACCCCGCCGTCAGCGACCAGCTGGCCCGCGCTCTACCGAGGCTGTGCGAAGCCGTCGCGGCCGCGCACGGCGTCCGCGCCGAGGCCCGCTACCTCGTCGAGTACCCGGCGACCATCCCCACCCCCGAGGAGTCGCTCTTCGCCGCGGACGTCACCCGCGAACTGTTCGGGGAGCGGCGCTACCAGGACATGGCCCAGCCGCTCACCGCGTCGGAGGACTTCTCCCGCGTCCTCGACCAGGTGCCGGGCACCATCGTGCAACTCGGCGCCGCACCGGCCGGGCAGAGCCTCGAACACGGGCCCGGCAACCACTCCCCGCACGTCGTCTTCGACGACCACCTGGTCGCCGACGGCGCCGCACTGTACGCCGGGCTGGCCCTGGCCCGGCTCCTCCGGGAACCCGGCCCCGCCGACCGCCCGCTCGGCTGA
- a CDS encoding Lrp/AsnC family transcriptional regulator — protein sequence MIGEEELAMVHALQVQPRATWSELAAVLGCTAATASRRWEQLQASGTAWVTAVPGPRADAFVAFVSLRCAPGRREDVAAALVDDPAAVTVEITAGSHDLLVEVITPGPGAFTRYLLDRVERLPGVVGSTVTIATTVVTEASRWRLDALDPGQSQALAHGALPRSFGAAAARPAARHLSELDRRLLAELSRDGRMPWQQLAERTGTSAATARRRCERLLATGEAALRCDVAAPLIERPVTVSLWTRVPAADLSSVARSLAAVPSVRFIATTAGTHNLLVILWLRSVDEVHHLEVDLAARCPTLAVLDRTIALHTAKRMGRVFDAAGHSSRTVPMGPWAIPA from the coding sequence ATGATCGGCGAGGAAGAACTGGCAATGGTGCACGCGCTCCAGGTACAGCCGCGCGCCACCTGGTCCGAGCTGGCCGCCGTGCTGGGCTGTACCGCCGCGACCGCCTCACGGCGCTGGGAACAGCTCCAGGCGAGCGGCACGGCCTGGGTGACCGCTGTGCCGGGCCCGCGGGCCGACGCGTTCGTCGCGTTCGTCTCGCTCCGGTGCGCGCCCGGGCGACGTGAGGACGTGGCCGCCGCGCTGGTCGACGACCCGGCCGCCGTCACCGTCGAGATCACCGCGGGCAGTCACGACCTGCTCGTCGAAGTGATCACGCCAGGGCCCGGCGCGTTCACGCGCTATCTGCTGGACCGGGTCGAACGGCTTCCTGGGGTGGTCGGGTCCACGGTGACCATCGCCACCACCGTGGTCACCGAGGCGAGCCGGTGGCGACTCGACGCGCTCGACCCGGGCCAGTCCCAGGCCCTCGCACACGGGGCGCTCCCCCGCTCCTTCGGGGCAGCGGCCGCACGGCCGGCCGCCAGACACTTGTCCGAGCTGGACCGCAGGCTGCTCGCGGAGCTGAGCCGGGACGGCAGGATGCCGTGGCAGCAGCTCGCCGAACGCACGGGCACCAGCGCGGCCACCGCGCGACGCCGCTGCGAACGGCTGCTGGCCACCGGGGAGGCCGCCCTGCGCTGTGACGTGGCCGCGCCCCTGATCGAACGCCCGGTGACGGTCTCGCTGTGGACACGGGTGCCCGCCGCCGACCTGAGCAGCGTCGCCCGTTCTCTGGCCGCCGTCCCCAGCGTCCGCTTCATCGCCACCACCGCGGGCACCCACAACCTGCTGGTGATTCTGTGGCTGCGCTCGGTCGACGAGGTGCACCATCTGGAGGTCGACCTGGCCGCGCGCTGCCCGACCCTCGCGGTGCTGGACCGGACCATCGCCCTGCACACCGCCAAGCGCATGGGCCGCGTCTTCGACGCCGCCGGACACAGCAGCCGCACCGTTCCGATGGGGCCCTGGGCGATCCCGGCATGA
- a CDS encoding DUF6400 family protein has translation MNHDPGPRSDLVGFSIDLTVEEARRRAEVVAALGPDWDPVAVLREEEAAHALLYSGLDEEQQRIHAMLVEAGVLPGEVPGRASSA, from the coding sequence ATGAACCACGACCCCGGTCCTCGTTCCGACCTGGTCGGCTTCAGCATCGACCTCACCGTCGAGGAGGCACGTCGGCGTGCCGAAGTCGTGGCGGCCCTGGGGCCCGACTGGGACCCCGTGGCCGTTCTGCGCGAGGAGGAGGCGGCGCACGCCCTGCTGTACTCGGGCTTGGACGAGGAGCAGCAGAGGATTCACGCGATGCTGGTCGAGGCCGGTGTGCTGCCCGGGGAGGTGCCGGGCCGTGCGTCTTCCGCTTGA